In Thermobaculum terrenum ATCC BAA-798, one genomic interval encodes:
- a CDS encoding glycoside hydrolase yields MYIGIEEVHLIHHSHTDVGYTHDQPVVWELHQRFLERAIALCREWEGSQEPHALRWTVENTGVLLRWLEGASDQEVEALLRLVEAGNIEVTAMSYNITPLYDTDELCQGLQPVARLREMGIPIRYAMQSDVNGHNWPLVDVLLEAGIEGFSMATNIHFGGSPLRWPNAFWWQGPSGRSILAWNGWDYGFARDAGIDRDLQEFRDIWWPRIESWLRSQDYSLPVLMLQIYDAFGDNAPPSPTLPEFVRRWNQEVGTPRLRISLPSHWWRAVKEHADLLPTHRGDWTDFWNFGCGSSARETAINRASRGRLRAADALVAALGTPTRRWSGLRDEAWEALMLWDEHTWGADISVHQPQAEDTLCQWQHKASYAHTARSLSLLLARDASAELGRRVRGQQGDILLCNSLPFPTRVVGPLRGAHLLPRGRADDPTAARHWASRDLGMRWALAEAVEVPACGYKVVSRELLASPLGEGEELVVQTRRHRVEFDPQRGGIRSWHTALNGELVDPDSPYTLGGWVHETPVGEPGLEHPRRALWAPVERRLGLARGWRGRWQARRSGPTRLLRHVVYRWSWGVEVLQELELPVGGQLMERTIIPHDEDWLEVEASWDMGQHTYPEATYLAFPLALRSPRARVDVGGQAMRVEEDQLPRACRDYYTVQGWVDLEGIDGGVTIACPDAPMVQLGGFTFGWDQQRVELEAPLVLGWVTNNYWETNFRAHQPGRVSARYRLLPYRGEFQETRAHRLGLEMALPPLVQPLWEPTGGELPEEGSWLQLPELPVITLHIWRDGERVLLRLQNAADEESLAMVGSGLLRVESAHRCDLWGGELEELPVRDGGVALAMLPRALATLSLTLARD; encoded by the coding sequence ATGTACATAGGGATAGAGGAGGTGCACCTGATACACCACAGCCACACGGACGTGGGGTACACACACGATCAGCCCGTGGTGTGGGAGCTGCACCAACGGTTCCTAGAGAGGGCCATAGCGCTGTGCAGGGAGTGGGAGGGCAGCCAAGAGCCCCACGCCCTGCGATGGACGGTGGAGAACACCGGCGTGCTGCTTCGGTGGCTGGAGGGGGCATCCGACCAGGAGGTGGAGGCGCTGTTGAGGTTGGTGGAGGCTGGCAACATCGAGGTGACCGCTATGTCCTACAACATCACTCCCCTGTACGACACCGACGAGCTCTGCCAGGGGCTGCAACCAGTGGCGAGGCTGCGGGAGATGGGGATCCCCATCAGGTACGCCATGCAGTCGGACGTCAACGGCCACAACTGGCCCCTGGTGGACGTGCTGCTGGAGGCGGGCATCGAGGGCTTCTCCATGGCCACCAACATCCACTTCGGCGGCTCCCCCCTGCGCTGGCCCAACGCCTTCTGGTGGCAGGGACCCAGCGGCAGGAGCATCCTGGCATGGAACGGCTGGGACTACGGCTTCGCACGCGACGCCGGCATAGATCGCGACCTCCAGGAGTTCCGCGACATCTGGTGGCCCAGGATAGAGTCCTGGCTGCGCTCCCAGGACTACTCCCTGCCGGTGCTCATGCTGCAGATCTACGACGCCTTCGGGGACAACGCTCCCCCCAGCCCTACCCTACCAGAGTTCGTCCGCAGGTGGAACCAGGAGGTGGGCACCCCCAGGCTGCGCATCTCCCTGCCATCCCATTGGTGGCGGGCGGTGAAGGAGCATGCTGACCTGCTGCCCACCCATCGAGGGGATTGGACGGATTTTTGGAACTTCGGCTGCGGCTCCAGCGCCAGGGAGACGGCGATCAACCGCGCAAGCCGTGGCAGGCTGAGGGCGGCCGATGCGCTGGTGGCTGCCCTGGGGACTCCCACGCGGCGATGGTCAGGGCTGCGGGATGAGGCTTGGGAGGCGCTCATGCTGTGGGACGAGCACACCTGGGGAGCGGACATCAGCGTGCACCAGCCCCAGGCGGAGGACACCCTCTGCCAGTGGCAGCACAAGGCCTCCTACGCCCACACCGCCAGGAGCCTGTCGCTGCTGCTGGCGCGTGATGCCTCCGCCGAGCTGGGCAGGAGGGTGAGGGGGCAACAGGGTGATATCCTGCTCTGCAACTCCCTGCCCTTCCCCACCAGGGTCGTGGGTCCCCTGCGAGGGGCACACCTCCTGCCCAGGGGGAGGGCGGATGATCCCACCGCCGCTCGCCACTGGGCCAGCAGAGACTTGGGGATGCGCTGGGCGCTAGCGGAGGCCGTGGAGGTCCCGGCCTGCGGCTACAAGGTGGTGTCCCGGGAGCTCCTGGCATCTCCCCTGGGCGAGGGAGAGGAGCTGGTGGTACAGACCCGTCGCCACAGGGTGGAGTTCGATCCCCAGCGGGGAGGCATCAGGTCCTGGCACACCGCCCTCAACGGGGAGTTGGTGGACCCGGACTCCCCCTACACCCTGGGCGGCTGGGTGCACGAGACGCCGGTAGGGGAGCCGGGGCTGGAGCACCCTCGCAGAGCGCTGTGGGCGCCGGTGGAGAGGCGCCTGGGCCTCGCCAGGGGTTGGCGAGGGCGCTGGCAGGCCCGGAGGTCGGGGCCCACCAGGCTGCTGCGGCACGTGGTGTACAGGTGGTCCTGGGGCGTGGAGGTGCTCCAGGAGCTGGAGCTGCCCGTGGGAGGGCAGCTCATGGAGAGGACCATCATCCCCCACGACGAGGACTGGCTGGAGGTGGAGGCCAGCTGGGACATGGGGCAGCACACCTACCCCGAGGCCACCTACCTGGCCTTCCCCCTGGCCCTGCGGTCCCCACGCGCCAGGGTGGACGTGGGCGGCCAGGCTATGCGGGTGGAGGAGGACCAGCTGCCCAGGGCCTGTCGGGACTACTACACGGTGCAGGGCTGGGTGGACCTGGAGGGGATCGATGGGGGTGTGACGATCGCCTGCCCAGATGCCCCGATGGTGCAGCTGGGGGGCTTCACCTTCGGCTGGGACCAGCAGCGGGTGGAGCTGGAGGCTCCCTTGGTGCTGGGATGGGTCACCAACAACTACTGGGAGACGAACTTCCGGGCCCACCAACCCGGCAGGGTGAGCGCCAGGTACAGGCTGCTGCCCTACAGGGGAGAGTTCCAGGAGACTAGAGCGCACAGGCTGGGGCTGGAGATGGCCCTCCCACCACTGGTACAGCCTCTGTGGGAGCCGACGGGCGGCGAGCTGCCGGAGGAGGGCAGTTGGCTGCAGCTGCCTGAGCTCCCGGTGATAACGCTCCACATCTGGAGGGATGGAGAGAGGGTGCTGCTGCGGCTACAGAACGCGGCCGACGAGGAGAGCCTGGCGATGGTGGGCTCGGGGCTGCTGCGGGTAGAGTCCGCGCACAGGTGTGACCTGTGGGGAGGAGAGCTGGAGGAGCTGCCCGTGCGTGACGGGGGCGTCGCCCTCGCCATGCTCCCAAGAGCCCTCGCAACCCTCTCGCTGACCCTGGCCAGGGACTAG